A stretch of DNA from Desulfobacterales bacterium:
TCTTGGGTTGTTTTCCTTATCTTTTTTCTAAGCGTTGATTGTCCATCCCGATAGCATCAATTCATTATACAAGTGTTGTGCCAAATTCTTAAGTAACTGAATTTTAATGTTTTTTAAATGTTGGCCCCCTTTTTTGGGGCCTAAAAATTATACAAAATCAAACAGCGCTGTGATTTTTTTTAAACATATGGCTATGGTGCGCCTTTAAAACTATGAAAGCGTGAACAAGATGAGTTGCCCACGCTTTCGTCTATCGTTGGCGATTAGCTGCTGGTCTGCGCCAATTCGTCACTGCTTACGCTTTTAGGAACCCCCTCGTAAGGCGTTCGCCGGGTCGACTTATAGGTCCGCGGGTCCCGCATGGTTTTCAATATATCGATGCTGTCTTTTAGGCCCTTGGTCACGCGGCACATTTCCAGGGACATACCAACAATCTGTGCCACGGCCTGGACGAAATTAACGTCATTGAGGGTAAATTCCCAGGGCTTGGCGGTGTAAACCCGCATGCTCCCGATCAGCCGTTCTCCGATGACAATTGGTACCGCCAAGATTGAGGCGATGCCTTCTTTTTTCGCCTCTTCCGGATATTGAAGCCGGGGATCATCGGTCACGTCATAAATGGCCACCGGTTGGACATCCTGCAAAGATGATGCAATCGAATGCAGCGCACTGACCGGCCCCTTGTCTAGATATTCTTCACTCAATCCATAGCTGCCGGCCAGCTTGAGCTCTTTGCTTCTGGGGCTGAAGAGAAACAGGGTGCAGCCTTTGACATTAAGGGCGTGTTTCACACCTTCGACGGTGATCAGGATGATCTCTTCCGGATCCCGAATCATGGAAAGGGCTTTGGTGATGCGAATCAGGCTTTCATAGTTTACGGTGGGCTTGTCCATGGTAACCTCCTTTCTGTTGAGTGGTGAACTGCAAGGAGGGGCTCAACACGACGGGAGAAAAGTTCGGGTTACCTTGCCGAAACCTATGAACAATAGATTGAAAATTCGGTTTCAAACCGGTGGTGCTAAACGCATGCGAAGTCGTTTGATACTTGGCTGCAGGTCGATGGTGCGCGGTGAGAAGTCGCTTTACGCAAAAGCCAACTCAGTGGTCGGATGCAACGGTTAGGTCCGCTGCCGGCATACGGTGGTCTTGTCCCCTCAGAAATGACCATAAGCCTTTAAGCACTTTATTACAAGTATAAAATTAGAAGCTGTCTTAAAACTGCATTTAAGGTCTTTAGATTGAGCCCGTTGCGCGCCGCAGGTCCTCGTGAAACGAGATTGTTCCGTTTGCCGGTAAAAAAATAAAATGAGACATTTTCCTTTCTCAACGGGCTCAGCAGGCCAACCATAATCTCACTTGCCGGCCAGAAACAAAAGCGGCAGCGGTGTTATTGCCACACTGATCAGCAAAAAGAATCTGGGAAACGTATAGAGTTTGCTCATTCCGGCAATCAGGCCAATGCCCCCGCCACCGCCGATCAAAGCGTTGCCGGGCAGATTCAATATAAGGGCAATCATCAAGTAGCGATGTTGCAGTAGGAAGGGGACAATTTTGGAGGGCGCACTTTGCAGCAGAATGTCAAATCTTTCCTGAGGATTCATCGGTTCCAGCTTCAGCACCAGGTCCCGGGCCTTGTTCAGATGCAGCCAGCCTAAAAATCGGGCAAAAGCCTTCAGCGGTATCAGGCGGCCAACGGCAAAGCTTAGCGACAGGGACAGCAGGGTGCATACATAGACCAGGACGACTCCCGGCGGGCCAAGCATGACCATCAGCGCCAGACCCAGCTCGATACCCGGCACAAAAGGCATCGCCATCCACAGGATATAGACCCCGATAGACAGCCACAGCATCGTCACAATCAAATGTTCATGCTCGGGCCAGAGTTGAAAATTAAGTTTGTGCACCACCAGGCCGCCGCCATAATTGATGAGCACCAGACAGCCGATCAGCAGCAAAATTTTAACCAGCAGTTTGAGCTTGGCGGTTTCGGCAGCTACCGGGCGGGCCTCAGACATGGTGATCACCGTATTATTTTTGCAGCGTTCCCTTGAACCAGTATTCGCGATAGGTGGTCCAAAGCCATCTTTTCTTGGTCCATGAATAATCGACGACCATGGTGTCGCCATCCAGGGTGCCTTTCCAATTCATCTTGCCATGGGTGGGGCTGTGGGTCTCAGCTTCAAAATGGATCAGATCCCCTTCGGCCCAGGCCGTATAGGGGCCACCCGTAAACCCATATTCAAAACACATGGATGAGGTGAATAGGCCGTCTTTAAAGACCAATACATCTTCATGGTGGGTTTTTTTGCCCTTTTCTCCGGTGGGCCCGATAAAGTCTTTGCCGTCCAAAAGATGTGAACCGGCAGCTGTCCCCTGCGATTTATTGCGGCCTTCTTCAGCGCCGACAATCAGCGGGACCCAGCATAATGCCGCCAGCATCGTTAAAAAAGGTAAGATTCTTCTCGACGTGATCGGTTTTAGGATCATAGGAAACGATCTCCTTGATGAGTTCAAGTTAAATCCTGATGGATTGTCTGTAAAGAGGGGTGGGTTTTTCGTTAAAATGTCCTGCCTGCCCTTTTGTGGGCCGGGATTGCCCTGCGTGATAACGGTGATTATTTTTAATTATTGAAAGGGGGCTGGAAAATTTAACGTTCACAGCAATCGTCCAGGATATTAGATTGCACCGAGTGGTGTGACATATCGTTCGGACAAAAGGAGGTTATTATGGATGACAGTCAAAAACCTCGCCCGGTAGATTTCGAATGCGATAGTCGCTGTGTTGAAGAATATGTTCATTGCATGGAAACAGAAGAGGGCGCTTCGATTTGCAAGACTCGCGAGCGCAACTGTTTCGAAGAGTGCTCATTATAATCAGCAGCGGCTTTAATCTTTAAAAGGGGCTCAACAGGGCCCCTTTTTCATTTCATCATGGCCAGGGCCGCATGGACCTCTTAATACTCACCGAAAAGACGCAGAGGGCGCAAAGGGTCATTTTCTTATTTCTTTTCGGTGACCTGCCGTCGCTAAAGCTATGGCATGGCATGGAGGCCGAAAAGAAATAAACCCAAGCCCTCCGGGCAAATTCAATATTTCATTACTAGGCAACATAATTTACATGACTCAAATAAATACCACCGAAGCTCATCCGAGCCCTTGAAACAGGTCATAGGCAGATTGTTTTTTGCTTTCCGTCCTCTCAACGGAAAGCAAAATGAAAAATTATCTCTGCGAACTCTGCGTCTCTGCGGTGAGATAAACCATTGCTTCGTGGTGTGCGGTTAATTAAGACCAAACAATCAATCTAAACTGTTAAACAACGCAAACAACAGCCCCCGCACCTTGGGCGACATCTCATCAAACTGCATCCCGAGCGCCAGCGCCTTGGCCCCGCTGTGCACTACCTCACGTCGCCAGGCAACCTTGCCGGATATCTTTAACAGCAGCGTATGGGTGACCACGCTGACGAATATTTTAGCATCGGCGGCACTTTCGTGCAGCGAGGAGATGTTCCAGGGTTCACTGAGTCTTTTGGCATCGATGATGATGCTCATGCCCCCGATGGAGATATCTTCCGAGGCGCCTTCCAGGTATATGGCTTCATCAGGCGAGTCTTCCGGGTAAATCTCAAGCTCCAGCATCAGGGAAAATTTATGGCGGGTTTCCTTGCGTATGGTCTCAGTAGTTTCCTCTTGGTCGGTAAAAGACCTGATGCTCAGCAGGTCGATAATGCCCAACTCGATGTTGGGGTATTTGCGACAGATGCGCATGAGCTTTTCTTTGGGCACCCTGACCAATTCTGTGGGCTCGAGGGTTTCAATATAGGACTGCGAGCGCTGCTCCTTGTTGAACGGATAGATATCACCAAAAAAATCATTTTCCGCCAATTCCAGGGTGGGTTTGCGAAACACCTTTCTTTGATTTTGCAGCGTCAGGTAGATGGAATCCTTTAAGCGGCCGGAAACAATAAAATACAGATGATCCTCGGGGTCGCCAATTTGTTTGACCACCTCGTTGGCCGACAGACGCACATTTTCAAACAGAGAGCACAGCG
This window harbors:
- a CDS encoding GAF domain-containing protein yields the protein MDKPTVNYESLIRITKALSMIRDPEEIILITVEGVKHALNVKGCTLFLFSPRSKELKLAGSYGLSEEYLDKGPVSALHSIASSLQDVQPVAIYDVTDDPRLQYPEEAKKEGIASILAVPIVIGERLIGSMRVYTAKPWEFTLNDVNFVQAVAQIVGMSLEMCRVTKGLKDSIDILKTMRDPRTYKSTRRTPYEGVPKSVSSDELAQTSS
- a CDS encoding cyclic nucleotide-binding domain-containing protein; translation: MLKVPEFIRKSALHQFKIDKNTIEHIIEGTIVINSIELMIEILNKFPDKPNLVRIYADLLLKNKMHDAAAKTYNRAAMLFLDNNQMLPAIVAKISQWHIEMPSDKNVKAFLTQLDSSHNKKLPIGHFFSKLGIQELKALCSLFENVRLSANEVVKQIGDPEDHLYFIVSGRLKDSIYLTLQNQRKVFRKPTLELAENDFFGDIYPFNKEQRSQSYIETLEPTELVRVPKEKLMRICRKYPNIELGIIDLLSIRSFTDQEETTETIRKETRHKFSLMLELEIYPEDSPDEAIYLEGASEDISIGGMSIIIDAKRLSEPWNISSLHESAADAKIFVSVVTHTLLLKISGKVAWRREVVHSGAKALALGMQFDEMSPKVRGLLFALFNSLD